The proteins below come from a single Streptomyces sp. B3I8 genomic window:
- a CDS encoding penicillin-binding protein 2, translating into MNKPLRRIAIFCGLLILTLLLRDNWLQYVKADSLKDDTLNRRVAIARYATPRGNIIVGGSPITGSAKTSGDSYNDFEYKRTYKNGAMWSPVTGFASQAFGATQLESIDDDWLTGDDDRLFFRNTLDMITGKKKQGGNVVTTLNAAAQKAAYQGLSKVGGKGAAVALDPETGAILALASYPSYDPSSFAGNRDSDSKAWSKLLKKNNPAEPMLNRALRETYPPGSTFKVVTAAAALENGLYDSADQKTDSPLPYTLPDTRTELKNEGSIPCKDATMRVALQYSCNTVFGKIGVDLGKDKMASEAEKFGFNEEQFTPTRSNASVFPTKMDRPQTALSSIGQFETAATPLQMAMVASAVANDGKLMKPYMVDKLQAPNLDVMSQTDPEEMSRPLSEKNAQVLQSMMETVVEKGTGTNAKIDGATVGGKTGTAQHGVDNSEKPYAWFISYAKMPDGSKPVAVAVVVEDEDANRDDISGGGLAAPIAKNVMQAVINSKK; encoded by the coding sequence GTGAACAAGCCCCTGCGCCGTATCGCGATCTTCTGCGGGTTGCTGATCCTCACGCTGCTTCTCCGCGACAACTGGCTCCAGTACGTCAAGGCCGACAGCCTCAAGGACGACACCCTCAACCGCCGGGTGGCCATTGCCCGGTACGCCACCCCGCGCGGCAACATCATCGTCGGGGGCTCCCCGATCACCGGGTCGGCCAAGACCTCGGGGGACAGCTACAACGACTTCGAGTACAAGCGCACGTACAAGAACGGCGCCATGTGGTCGCCCGTGACCGGCTTCGCCTCGCAGGCGTTCGGCGCCACGCAGCTGGAGTCCATCGACGACGACTGGCTCACCGGCGACGACGACCGGCTCTTCTTCCGCAACACGCTCGACATGATCACGGGCAAGAAGAAGCAGGGCGGCAACGTCGTCACCACCCTCAACGCCGCCGCGCAGAAGGCCGCCTACCAGGGCCTCTCGAAGGTCGGCGGCAAGGGCGCCGCCGTCGCCCTGGACCCGGAGACCGGCGCGATCCTCGCCCTGGCGTCCTACCCGTCGTACGACCCCTCGTCCTTCGCCGGCAACCGCGACTCCGACAGCAAGGCGTGGAGCAAGCTGCTGAAGAAGAACAACCCGGCCGAGCCGATGCTCAACCGGGCGCTGCGCGAGACCTACCCGCCGGGTTCGACCTTCAAGGTGGTCACCGCCGCCGCCGCGCTGGAGAACGGGCTGTACGACTCCGCGGACCAGAAGACCGACTCGCCGCTGCCGTACACCCTGCCGGACACCAGGACCGAGCTGAAGAACGAGGGCAGCATCCCCTGCAAGGACGCCACCATGCGCGTCGCGCTGCAGTACTCCTGCAACACCGTCTTCGGCAAGATCGGTGTCGACCTCGGCAAGGACAAGATGGCGAGCGAGGCCGAGAAGTTCGGCTTCAACGAGGAGCAGTTCACGCCGACCCGCTCCAACGCCTCCGTCTTCCCCACCAAGATGGACCGGCCGCAGACCGCGCTCAGCTCGATCGGCCAGTTCGAGACGGCCGCGACCCCGCTGCAGATGGCCATGGTCGCCTCCGCGGTCGCCAACGACGGCAAGCTGATGAAGCCGTACATGGTCGACAAGCTGCAGGCGCCCAACCTGGACGTGATGTCGCAGACCGACCCGGAGGAGATGAGCCGGCCGCTCAGCGAGAAGAACGCCCAGGTCCTGCAGTCGATGATGGAGACCGTCGTCGAGAAGGGCACCGGCACCAACGCGAAGATCGACGGCGCCACCGTCGGCGGCAAGACCGGTACCGCGCAGCACGGCGTCGACAACAGCGAGAAGCCGTACGCCTGGTTCATCTCGTACGCCAAGATGCCCGACGGCAGCAAGCCGGTCGCCGTGGCCGTCGTGGTCGAGGACGAGGACGCCAACCGTGACGACATCTCCGGTGGCGGTCTGGCCGCGCCGATCGCGAAGAATGTGATGCAGGCGGTCATCAACAGCAAGAAGTGA
- a CDS encoding FtsW/RodA/SpoVE family cell cycle protein, producing MSSTTNTSTHHTSTIGSIGTPSRRNTELALLLFAVAIPVFAYANVGLAINDQVPPGLLAYGLGLGLLAGVGHLAVRKFAPYADPLMLPVATLLNGLGLVVIWRLDQSKRLQALPTFVSAAPRQLLYTALGIALFVAVLVFLKDHRVLQRYTYISMVGALVLLVLPLVPGLGANVYGAKIWISIPGLGTLQPGEFAKIVLSIFFAGYLMVKRDALALASRRFMGLYLPRGRDLGPIVVVWIISILVLVFETDLGSSLLFFGMFVVMLYVATERTSWIVFGLLMSAVGAVGVASFEPHVQQRVQAWLNPLHEYKLSQQGVVGHSEQSMEALWAFGSGGTLGTGLGQGNSDLIKFAANSDFILATFGEEMGLAGLMAILLLYGLIVERGVRTALAARDPFGKLLAVGLSGAFALQVFVVAGGVMGLIPLTGMTMPFLAYGGSSVIANWALIGILLRISDTARRPAPAPAPNPDAEMTQVVRP from the coding sequence ATGAGCAGTACTACCAACACGTCGACGCACCACACGTCCACGATCGGCTCGATCGGCACGCCGAGCCGCCGCAACACCGAACTGGCGCTGCTGCTGTTCGCGGTCGCCATCCCGGTGTTCGCCTACGCCAACGTCGGTCTCGCCATCAACGACCAGGTGCCGCCCGGCCTGCTCGCCTACGGCCTCGGCCTCGGTCTGCTGGCCGGCGTCGGCCATCTGGCGGTGCGCAAGTTCGCCCCGTACGCGGACCCGCTGATGCTGCCGGTGGCCACGCTCCTCAACGGGCTCGGCCTGGTCGTCATCTGGCGTCTGGACCAGTCCAAGCGGCTGCAGGCACTGCCCACCTTCGTGTCCGCGGCCCCCAGACAGCTCCTCTACACGGCCCTGGGCATCGCCCTGTTCGTGGCCGTGCTGGTCTTCCTCAAGGACCACCGCGTCCTGCAGCGCTACACCTACATCTCCATGGTGGGCGCGCTGGTCCTGCTGGTGCTGCCGCTCGTCCCGGGCCTCGGCGCCAACGTCTACGGCGCGAAGATCTGGATCTCCATCCCGGGCCTGGGCACCCTCCAGCCCGGCGAGTTCGCCAAGATCGTGCTGTCGATCTTCTTCGCCGGCTACCTGATGGTGAAGCGGGACGCGCTCGCCCTGGCCAGCCGCCGTTTCATGGGCCTGTACCTGCCCCGCGGCCGTGACCTCGGCCCGATCGTCGTCGTCTGGATCATCTCCATCCTGGTCCTGGTCTTCGAGACCGACCTCGGTTCCTCGCTGCTGTTCTTCGGCATGTTCGTCGTCATGCTGTACGTGGCCACCGAGCGCACCAGCTGGATCGTCTTCGGCCTGCTGATGTCCGCCGTCGGCGCGGTCGGCGTCGCCTCCTTCGAGCCGCACGTCCAGCAGCGCGTCCAGGCCTGGCTGAACCCGCTGCACGAGTACAAGCTCAGCCAGCAGGGCGTGGTCGGCCACTCCGAGCAGTCCATGGAGGCCCTGTGGGCCTTCGGCTCCGGCGGCACGCTGGGCACCGGGCTCGGCCAGGGCAACTCGGACCTGATCAAGTTCGCCGCCAACTCCGACTTCATCCTCGCCACCTTCGGCGAGGAGATGGGGCTGGCCGGCCTCATGGCGATCCTGCTGCTCTACGGGCTGATCGTGGAGCGCGGCGTGCGGACCGCCCTGGCCGCCCGCGACCCGTTCGGCAAGCTGCTCGCCGTCGGCCTGTCCGGCGCCTTCGCGCTGCAGGTCTTCGTCGTCGCCGGCGGTGTCATGGGGCTCATCCCGCTGACCGGTATGACGATGCCCTTCCTGGCCTACGGAGGTTCCTCCGTCATCGCCAACTGGGCCCTGATCGGCATCCTGCTGCGCATCAGCGACACCGCGCGCCGCCCGGCCCCGGCCCCCGCCCCCAACCCCGACGCCGAGATGACCCAGGTGGTCCGCCCGTGA
- a CDS encoding Stp1/IreP family PP2C-type Ser/Thr phosphatase, which yields MSLSLRFAAGSHKGMIREGNEDSGYAGPRLLAIADGMGGQAAGEVASSEVISTIVALDDDVPGSDILTSLGTYVQRANDQLRAMVEEDPQLEGMGTTLTALLWTGQRLGMVHVGDSRAYLLRDGVLTQITQDHTWVQRLVDEGRITEEEATTHPQRSLLMRALGSSEHVEPDLSVREVRAGDRYLICSDGLSGVVSHQTMEDTLASYQGPQETVQELIQLALRGGGPDNITVIIADVLDLDAGDTLAGQLSDTPVVVGAVAENQANAQDNGMMQTPAGRAAGLGRQGRGQGGGEFGPPGSGDTTGYVPAGSFGDYSDEDFEKPRKGRRWLKRSVYSLLVLAVLGGSAYGGYRWTQTQYYVGANGDHVALYRGISQDLAWVNLSKVNKDHPEIELKYLPPYQQTQVKATIAEGGLSDARSKIDELAVQATACEKQAAREDAESKNKTKPDSDKGTDGSKGTSTHSPASNASPDPSSTASSDKSKTTPTANPGPSLSAEEQKVVSLCGKQ from the coding sequence ATGAGTCTGTCACTGCGCTTCGCCGCCGGATCGCACAAGGGCATGATCCGGGAGGGCAACGAGGACTCCGGATACGCCGGTCCCCGCCTGCTCGCCATCGCGGACGGCATGGGCGGCCAGGCCGCCGGCGAGGTCGCCTCCTCCGAGGTGATCTCCACCATCGTCGCCCTGGACGACGACGTCCCCGGCTCGGACATCCTCACCTCGCTGGGCACCTATGTGCAGCGCGCCAACGACCAGCTGCGCGCCATGGTCGAGGAGGACCCCCAGCTCGAGGGCATGGGCACCACGCTGACCGCGCTGCTGTGGACCGGGCAGCGGCTCGGCATGGTGCACGTCGGCGACTCCCGCGCCTACCTGCTGCGCGACGGCGTGCTGACCCAGATCACGCAGGACCACACCTGGGTGCAGCGCCTGGTCGACGAGGGCCGCATCACCGAGGAGGAGGCGACCACGCACCCGCAGCGGTCGCTGCTGATGCGTGCGCTGGGCAGCAGCGAGCACGTCGAGCCGGACCTGTCCGTCCGTGAGGTGCGGGCCGGCGACCGCTATCTGATCTGCTCCGACGGGCTGTCCGGCGTCGTCTCGCACCAGACGATGGAGGACACCCTCGCCAGCTACCAGGGCCCTCAGGAGACCGTGCAGGAGCTGATCCAGCTCGCGCTGCGCGGCGGCGGCCCCGACAACATCACCGTGATCATCGCCGACGTCCTCGACCTGGACGCGGGCGACACCCTCGCCGGGCAGCTCTCGGACACGCCGGTCGTGGTCGGCGCCGTCGCCGAGAACCAGGCCAACGCGCAGGACAACGGCATGATGCAGACCCCCGCCGGCCGCGCCGCCGGTCTGGGCAGGCAGGGCAGGGGCCAGGGCGGCGGCGAGTTCGGCCCGCCCGGCAGCGGCGACACCACCGGCTACGTGCCCGCGGGCAGCTTCGGCGACTACAGCGACGAGGACTTCGAGAAGCCCCGCAAGGGCCGCAGGTGGCTCAAGCGGAGCGTCTACTCCCTGCTGGTGCTCGCCGTGCTCGGCGGCAGCGCGTACGGCGGCTACCGCTGGACGCAGACGCAGTACTACGTCGGCGCCAACGGCGACCACGTGGCGCTGTACCGCGGCATCAGCCAGGACCTCGCCTGGGTGAACCTGTCCAAGGTGAACAAGGACCACCCCGAGATCGAACTCAAGTACCTGCCGCCGTACCAGCAGACGCAGGTGAAGGCGACGATCGCCGAAGGCGGTCTGTCGGACGCCCGTTCGAAGATCGACGAGCTGGCGGTCCAGGCCACGGCGTGCGAGAAGCAGGCCGCGCGCGAGGACGCCGAGAGCAAGAACAAGACCAAGCCCGACAGCGACAAGGGAACCGACGGCAGCAAGGGAACCAGCACGCACTCTCCGGCGTCCAACGCCTCGCCCGATCCGTCGAGCACCGCGTCGTCGGACAAGTCCAAGACCACACCCACTGCCAACCCCGGCCCCAGCCTCTCGGCGGAGGAGCAGAAGGTCGTCTCGCTGTGCGGTAAGCAGTAG
- a CDS encoding FHA domain-containing protein yields the protein MSELTLTVMRLGFLAVLWLFVIVAVQVIRSDLFGTRVTQRGSRREAGRQPQQQAQRQAAAPPPQRQQSGGGGRQRRGAPTKLVVSEGTLTGTTVALQGQTITLGRAHDSTIVLDDDYASSRHARIYPDRDGQWIVEDLGSTNGTYLDRTRLTTPTPIPLGAPIRIGKTVIELRK from the coding sequence ATGTCAGAGCTGACCCTCACGGTCATGCGGCTGGGTTTCCTGGCCGTACTGTGGCTGTTCGTGATCGTGGCCGTGCAGGTCATCCGCAGCGACCTGTTCGGTACGCGCGTCACCCAGCGGGGGTCGCGCCGGGAGGCCGGGCGCCAGCCGCAGCAACAGGCCCAGCGCCAGGCGGCGGCACCTCCGCCGCAGCGCCAGCAGTCGGGCGGCGGCGGCCGACAGCGCCGCGGCGCCCCGACCAAGCTGGTCGTCTCCGAGGGCACCCTCACGGGCACCACGGTCGCCCTCCAGGGGCAGACCATCACCCTCGGCCGGGCACACGACTCCACGATCGTGCTGGACGACGACTACGCCTCCAGCCGGCACGCGAGGATCTACCCGGACCGGGACGGCCAGTGGATCGTCGAGGACCTGGGCTCCACCAACGGCACCTATCTCGACCGGACCCGGCTGACGACTCCCACACCGATTCCGCTGGGCGCGCCGATCCGCATCGGCAAGACCGTCATCGAGCTGCGGAAGTAG